A genomic window from Corvus moneduloides isolate bCorMon1 chromosome 11, bCorMon1.pri, whole genome shotgun sequence includes:
- the NINJ1 gene encoding ninjurin-1, with product MDSGSETHELNGQAEGAEAAAEERHRTSQWFQRDRPININHYANKKSAAESMLDIALLMANASQLKAVMEQGPSFSFYIPLIILISLSLTLQVMVGVLLIFLVKYDLNNPAKHGKLNFLNNLATGLVFIIVVVNIFITAFGVQKPVAESAPRQ from the exons ATGGACTCCGGCAGCGAGACCCACGAGCTCAACGGGCAGGCGGAGGGCGCGGAGGCGGCGGCCGAGGAGCGG CACAGAACGTCACAGTGGTTCCAAAGGGACAGACCCATCAACATCAACCACTATGCCAACAAGAAGAGCGCCGCTGAGAGCATGCTGGACATTGCCCTGCTGATGGCCAACGCGTCCCAGCTCAAAGCCGTGATGGAGCAAGggccttctttttccttctacaTCCCGCTGATCATTCTTATCAGTCTGTCACTCACCCTGCAAGTTATGGTGGGAGTGCTCCTGATATTCCTTG TAAAATATGACCTTAACAACCCTGCAAAACATGGAAAGCTGAACTTCCTCAACAACCTTGCAACTGGACTAGTATTCATTATAGTAGTTGTGAATATTTTTATCACTGCCTTTGGAGTGCAGAAACCAGTTGCTGAGTCAGCACCAAGACAGTAA
- the CARD19 gene encoding caspase recruitment domain-containing protein 19 isoform X2 gives MADQSYCHRLQHDMYFLTSTSRLNEQVVDKIVLQLNRVYPQILTNEEAEKFRNPKASLHTRLSDLLKHLQKKGDRHCQEFYRALQINAEQLFNDLPSRKILKTPDPTEIDTDKEQYMLNDRGPVFFLACFSVAAGLALFWYCCNSETQAIGRARRILGFSPIIIGRHVRNICMLYLEDIPRN, from the exons aTGGCCG ATCAGTCATATTGTCATCGGCTGCAGCATGACATGTATTTCCTTACAAGCACTAGCCGACTGAATGAGCAAGTGGTTGATAAAATTGTTCTTCAGCTTAACAGAGTCTATCCCCAAATTCTTACCaatgaagaagcagaaaag TTCAGGAATCCAAAGGCATCACTCCATACCAGACTCTCAGATCTGTTAAAACACCTCCAAAAGAAAGGAGACAGACACTGTCAGGAATTTTACAGGGCTCTGCAGATCAATGCTGAACAGCTGTTTAATGACCTGCCAAGCAGGAAAATCTTGA aaACCCCAGATCCCACAGAGATAGACACTGACAAGGAGCAATATATGCTAAATGACAGGG GCCCAGTGTTTTTCCTGGCCTGTTTCAGCGTGGCTGCAGGACTGGCCCTGTTCTGGTATTGCTGTAACTCGG AAACACAAGCCATAGGAAGAGCCAGGAGAATCTTGGGCTTTTCTCCTATTATCATAGGAAGACATGTTAGAAATATTTGTATGTTGTATTTGGAAGACATACcaagaaattaa
- the CARD19 gene encoding caspase recruitment domain-containing protein 19 isoform X4, with protein MMLYRSYQSYCHRLQHDMYFLTSTSRLNEQVVDKIVLQLNRVYPQILTNEEAEKFRNPKASLHTRLSDLLKHLQKKGDRHCQEFYRALQINAEQLFNDLPSRKILSPVFFLACFSVAAGLALFWYCCNSETQAIGRARRILGFSPIIIGRHVRNICMLYLEDIPRN; from the exons ATCAGTCATATTGTCATCGGCTGCAGCATGACATGTATTTCCTTACAAGCACTAGCCGACTGAATGAGCAAGTGGTTGATAAAATTGTTCTTCAGCTTAACAGAGTCTATCCCCAAATTCTTACCaatgaagaagcagaaaag TTCAGGAATCCAAAGGCATCACTCCATACCAGACTCTCAGATCTGTTAAAACACCTCCAAAAGAAAGGAGACAGACACTGTCAGGAATTTTACAGGGCTCTGCAGATCAATGCTGAACAGCTGTTTAATGACCTGCCAAGCAGGAAAATCTTGA GCCCAGTGTTTTTCCTGGCCTGTTTCAGCGTGGCTGCAGGACTGGCCCTGTTCTGGTATTGCTGTAACTCGG AAACACAAGCCATAGGAAGAGCCAGGAGAATCTTGGGCTTTTCTCCTATTATCATAGGAAGACATGTTAGAAATATTTGTATGTTGTATTTGGAAGACATACcaagaaattaa
- the CARD19 gene encoding caspase recruitment domain-containing protein 19 isoform X3 codes for MRDQSYCHRLQHDMYFLTSTSRLNEQVVDKIVLQLNRVYPQILTNEEAEKFRNPKASLHTRLSDLLKHLQKKGDRHCQEFYRALQINAEQLFNDLPSRKILKTPDPTEIDTDKEQYMLNDRGPVFFLACFSVAAGLALFWYCCNSETQAIGRARRILGFSPIIIGRHVRNICMLYLEDIPRN; via the exons ATGAGAG ATCAGTCATATTGTCATCGGCTGCAGCATGACATGTATTTCCTTACAAGCACTAGCCGACTGAATGAGCAAGTGGTTGATAAAATTGTTCTTCAGCTTAACAGAGTCTATCCCCAAATTCTTACCaatgaagaagcagaaaag TTCAGGAATCCAAAGGCATCACTCCATACCAGACTCTCAGATCTGTTAAAACACCTCCAAAAGAAAGGAGACAGACACTGTCAGGAATTTTACAGGGCTCTGCAGATCAATGCTGAACAGCTGTTTAATGACCTGCCAAGCAGGAAAATCTTGA aaACCCCAGATCCCACAGAGATAGACACTGACAAGGAGCAATATATGCTAAATGACAGGG GCCCAGTGTTTTTCCTGGCCTGTTTCAGCGTGGCTGCAGGACTGGCCCTGTTCTGGTATTGCTGTAACTCGG AAACACAAGCCATAGGAAGAGCCAGGAGAATCTTGGGCTTTTCTCCTATTATCATAGGAAGACATGTTAGAAATATTTGTATGTTGTATTTGGAAGACATACcaagaaattaa
- the CARD19 gene encoding caspase recruitment domain-containing protein 19 isoform X1 — MMLYRSYQSYCHRLQHDMYFLTSTSRLNEQVVDKIVLQLNRVYPQILTNEEAEKFRNPKASLHTRLSDLLKHLQKKGDRHCQEFYRALQINAEQLFNDLPSRKILKTPDPTEIDTDKEQYMLNDRGPVFFLACFSVAAGLALFWYCCNSETQAIGRARRILGFSPIIIGRHVRNICMLYLEDIPRN, encoded by the exons ATCAGTCATATTGTCATCGGCTGCAGCATGACATGTATTTCCTTACAAGCACTAGCCGACTGAATGAGCAAGTGGTTGATAAAATTGTTCTTCAGCTTAACAGAGTCTATCCCCAAATTCTTACCaatgaagaagcagaaaag TTCAGGAATCCAAAGGCATCACTCCATACCAGACTCTCAGATCTGTTAAAACACCTCCAAAAGAAAGGAGACAGACACTGTCAGGAATTTTACAGGGCTCTGCAGATCAATGCTGAACAGCTGTTTAATGACCTGCCAAGCAGGAAAATCTTGA aaACCCCAGATCCCACAGAGATAGACACTGACAAGGAGCAATATATGCTAAATGACAGGG GCCCAGTGTTTTTCCTGGCCTGTTTCAGCGTGGCTGCAGGACTGGCCCTGTTCTGGTATTGCTGTAACTCGG AAACACAAGCCATAGGAAGAGCCAGGAGAATCTTGGGCTTTTCTCCTATTATCATAGGAAGACATGTTAGAAATATTTGTATGTTGTATTTGGAAGACATACcaagaaattaa